Part of the bacterium genome is shown below.
GGAAAGAAAAGATAAAAATGGATAATTTAATCCCGAGGGAAAGAATTGAGGCAAGGATTTTTCTTATAAGAGAAAAAAAGGTAATGCTAGACAGAGACCTTGCAGAGCTTTATGAGGTTTCAACAAAAAGGCTCAATGAACAGGTAAGGAGGAATAGAGAGCGATTCCCTTCTGATTTTATGTTTCAATTGACAAAAGAAGAAAAAGAGAAGGTGGTCGCAATTTGCGACCACATGCTTTTACTGAATATGGCGTAGCTATGCTCTCATCTGTTCTTAATAGTGAAAGGGCAATCCAGGTCAATATCCAGATTATGAGAGCCTTTGGAAAATTAAGGGAAATGGCTATAGGTTATGTAGAGCTTAAAAAGAAGATTGAGGATATGGAAAAAAGGTATGATACCCAATTTAAGGTTGTTTTTGATACCCTAAAAAATATGATAGAAATTCCTTCTAAAGAGATAAAAAAGATAGGGTTTAGGGGAAAAAATGATTAAGGAAGCAATTTCAAAAATAGCCTTACAAGAAAATTTAACCCAAGAAGAAGCCTATAATGTAATGGGAGAGATTATGGATGGGAAATGCACGGATTCCCAAATTGCCTCATATATTACAGCTTTAAGGATGAAGGGAGAAACAATAGATGAAATTGCTGGCTCTTGCAAGGCAATGAGGGAGAGGTCAGTTAAAATAGAGGCAAAGAGTGATATTATCCTTGATACCTGCGGAACAGGAGGTGATAGCCTTCATTTATTTAACATCTCAACCATATCAGCCTTTGTTGTTGCAGGTTGTGGCGTGGTTGTAGCAAAGCATGGAAATCGCTCTGTCTCATCACAGTGTGGAAGTGCAGACTTGCTTTTGGGTCTGGGTGTAAATATAAATATTCCAAAAGAGGGTATAGAAAGATGCCTAAAGGAAATAGGAATAGGCTTTCTCTTTGCACCAGCCCTTCATCCTGCTATGAAATATGCCATTGGTCCAAGA
Proteins encoded:
- a CDS encoding ORF6N domain-containing protein, which translates into the protein MDNLIPRERIEARIFLIREKKVMLDRDLAELYEVSTKRLNEQVRRNRERFPSDFMFQLTKEEKEKVVAICDHMLLLNMA